Part of the bacterium genome, CCAGAGCGGAGATTCTTTTTGAGAACTTCAATTTGTTCCTTTGAAAGAATAATTGTTTTTGATTTTGGTCCACGCATTGCCAATACCTCCTGGGAAAATATCCCTATTTATATTATCGGCTTTTGTGAACTAAAACTTTAGTAAAATTCGTGCGAAATTTAGTCAACACGACACTAGTTGCTGTATATGTGTTTTTTCCCCAAATAGCAAGCCATTCACCATCAGGAAAGAATTGGGGGGACCATCCTCCAGTTAGCATTATTGACTCTTTGCTTTCTATATTTAATAAATGAGTAGAGCCTTGCTTGTGGGTTGAATCTGGAACAGGAACCCATTGTGTATAGGCAATATCTGGAAGAAATATTTGGAATTGATTGCTTGTATCGGGGTCTATTTGTTCTGTGGTTGGGTCAGAATCAAAGGTATTTCCTGCAAGGTCTTCTCCACCTTCTATGGTAAGGGTATGTGTTCCTTGGTATTCCTGATCCCTTGGAATAAAGAAATCACCATGCCAGGTTGTGTTGGTATTTGACCAAAAGCGGAATGAAACAGGGTGATTATCTGAGCTAAAGAATACATTTAATGGCTTGGTTAAATCCATTGGCTCATCAAAGGTAATCTTAACCAAATGAAGACATTCTCTCATTAAAGGTGTATTGACGATATTCCCTGTGTCATAATCTTTGGAATATCCACGAACACCCGTAAAAGTTGTAGTCCCCTCCACCCTTTCTTGAGGAAGGATTTCTGCTTTCTTTATCTTGGGTGGGGTGAGGTCAATTTCAAATTCATGGCAAGTTTCTAGTCCATAACTGTCATTGTTATTCTTAATCCTTTTTTGCTCCTTTCTACCAGGCATTCCATCACCATCTGTATCCAATTCTCCAGTAGGGCTTATAGAGCTGTCGTCCTCTGTAAAATTATCATATGCCTTTGCAATTACAGTTATAGTTCCATCCCATTTATTACCCTGATTGGAAGGAATGTCTATATAGCCCTTCCAGGTGTCATTGGCATATAAAGTCTTCTGCCAGGATTCGTGGGTAACCTCAACGCAGTCTATACTACCTGGAGGCTCTAACCAAACTTTAGCTCCTGCTGGATGTATCTCCTCAGAAAACCTTATCTTTACCCTTAATCTTCCAGCCTTGACAGGCTTCTTTTGACAACGAGAGAGGTCTCCAGGGTAGGGAGAATCAATAAATGGGTATTTAAGGTCAGGATATTTGTAGGTATAGATTTCTTCCTTGTCTATTCCTACCTCTCTATTTACCTCAACCTTAAGGATTTTAGGGGCAAGGTATAGCTGCATATCTGGACCATTAAGTCTAGCTAGTAAATTTGGATTAACACTATGGGCATAATCAAAAACAAATCTTATATTATC contains:
- a CDS encoding Ig-like domain-containing protein, with protein sequence MKQIVLGLLVSSFLYGLEVPEPRKAFVFVPCRFIQDNGGGNEMKNLFDHEGHNYHNYRLSRFLIQDKHKPPLNPVTTLSEFENALKGGYGVFFVHTHGNFNCLIVEAYPVTKEGKEARNKAFDKYIATGYYGKEGTEIYKDIVAGKCYVIGVTKKFIQKRASLNKSLVYIAACHSFGLADDFNARNFLGYQDLSYPSISRQDVENLFYNMGGLKDDVDYVKDNDNIRFVFDYAHSVNPNLLARLNGPDMQLYLAPKILKVEVNREVGIDKEEIYTYKYPDLKYPFIDSPYPGDLSRCQKKPVKAGRLRVKIRFSEEIHPAGAKVWLEPPGSIDCVEVTHESWQKTLYANDTWKGYIDIPSNQGNKWDGTITVIAKAYDNFTEDDSSISPTGELDTDGDGMPGRKEQKRIKNNNDSYGLETCHEFEIDLTPPKIKKAEILPQERVEGTTTFTGVRGYSKDYDTGNIVNTPLMRECLHLVKITFDEPMDLTKPLNVFFSSDNHPVSFRFWSNTNTTWHGDFFIPRDQEYQGTHTLTIEGGEDLAGNTFDSDPTTEQIDPDTSNQFQIFLPDIAYTQWVPVPDSTHKQGSTHLLNIESKESIMLTGGWSPQFFPDGEWLAIWGKNTYTATSVVLTKFRTNFTKVLVHKSR